The proteins below come from a single Balaenoptera ricei isolate mBalRic1 chromosome 17, mBalRic1.hap2, whole genome shotgun sequence genomic window:
- the FABP5 gene encoding fatty acid-binding protein 5 has translation MATIQQLVGRWCLVESKGFDEYMKEVGVGIALRKMGAMAKPDCIITSDGKNLTIKSESTLKTTQFSCILGEKFEETTADGRKTQTVCNFTDGALVQRQEWDGKESTITRKLEDGKLMVVCVMNNVTCTRVYEKVE, from the exons ATGGCCACCATTCAGCAGCTGGTAGGAAGATGGTGCTTAGTAGAGAGCAAAGGCTTTGACGAATACATGAAGGAAGTAG GAGTGGGGATAGCTCTGCGAAAAATGGGTGCAATGGCCAAACCGGACTGTATCATCACTTCTGATGGTAAAAACCTCACCATAAAAAGTGAGAGCACTTTGAAAACAACACAGTTTTCCTGCATCCTGGGAGAGAAGTTTGAAGAGACTACAGCTGATGGCAGAAAAACTCAG ACTGTCTGCAACTTTACAGATGGCGCATTGGTTCAACGTCAGGAATGGGATGGAAAGGAAAGCACAATAACAAGAAAACTGGAAGATGGAAAATTAATGGTG GTATGTGTCATGAACAATGTCACCTGTACTCGGGTCTATGAAAAAGTAGAGTAA